In one Nicotiana sylvestris chromosome 8, ASM39365v2, whole genome shotgun sequence genomic region, the following are encoded:
- the LOC104213186 gene encoding uncharacterized protein codes for MAGRQLGFPKTSGCNLKEQLVRRTLNNVRSQGHTYIELREDGKRLVFFCTLCHSPCYSDSVLFNHLKGSLHTEMVAAAKATLLKPNPWPFNDGVLFFKDLEHDKQHLPIADVGQSRLVGTCLVDESSLAIVEYGGNSRPNGDVPDLEDEYCELTGNGQSDNLVIPGVLCKDELSDLEVNLIGIGQIAVRLTVHDIDSKSILKIWCEWLGKIDSDDIDVSVVPDHDFAVVTFPYNYNLGRKALLDDRFLLPSSPYSESEETITIGAGNKRRRKSFSDPEDISESLSNQCDSSGEESQSTNSSNMRLILGTRDDQLVGSRIISSKTMRKELRKQQRVASERMCDICQQKMLPGKDVAALLNRKSGRLVCSSRNLTGAFHVFHVSCLIHWILLCELETYGKPVDEPKVETKAKRRSKRKTGAKHSAKGKKDEIKPVRRQIYSVFCPECQGTGISIKGDDLEKPTVLLSEMFRYKIKLSDARKAWMKNPEVLPNCSTGFHLPPEHDDLSQEYVSPLKLLHFYRTNVPI; via the exons ATGGCGGGTAGACAACTAGGTTTCCCCAAGACGAGTGGTTGTAACTTGAAAGAGCAATTAGTGAGGAGAACTTTGAATAATGTGAGGTCTCAAGGACATACGTATATTGAGCTTAGAGAAGATGGGAAGAGATTAGTCTTTTTCTGCACGCTATGTCATTCGCCGTGTTATAGTGATTCTGTTCTGTTTAATCATTTGAAAGGTAGTCTTCATACTGAAATGGTCGCAGCTGCTAAAGCCACATTGTTGAAGCCGAATCCATGGCCGTTCAATGATGGTGTGCTTTTCTTTAAGGATTTGGAGCATGATAAGCAGCACTTGCCTATCGCGGATGTTGGTCAAAGCAGGCTGGTTGGCACGTGTCTTGTAGATGAAAGTAGCCTTGCTATTGTTGAGTATGGTGGAAATTCGAGACCTAATGGGGATGTACCTGATCTCGAGGATGAGTACTGTGAGTTGACTGGTAATGGACAGAGTGATAACTTGGTTATTCCGGGTGTGTTGTGTAAAGATGAATTATCTGATCTAGAAGTGAATCTTATTGGTATTGGACAAATTGCTGTGCGGCTTACTGTGCATGACATTGACTCTAAAAGCATTCTTAAAATATGGTGTGAATGGTTGGGAAAGATTGATTCTGATGATATCGATGTCTCTGTGGTGCCAGATCATGACTTTGCGGTTGTTACATTTCCTTATAACTATAATTTGGGTAGGAAGGCGTTACTTGATGACAGATTTTTGCTCCCCTCCAGTCCTTATTCGGAATCTGAGGAGACCATAACCATTGGTGCTGGAAACAAGAGGAGGAGGAAGTCATTTTCGGACCCGGAGGATATCAGTGAGTCTTTAAGTAATCAGTGTGATTCTTCTGGGGAAGAATCTCAATCAACAAATAGCTCAAATATGAGACTGATATTGGGAACACGTGATGATCAACTAGTGGGTTCAAGAATTATATCCAGCAAAACTATGAGGAAAGAGTTGAGGAAACAGCAGCGAGTAGCTTCTGAGAGAATGTGTGATATCTGCCAACAGAAAATGCTTCCTGGTAAAGACGTGGCAGCTCTACTGAACAGGAAATCTGGAAGACTTGTTTGCAGCAGTAGAAATTTGACAGGG GCGTTTCATGTGTTCCATGTATCCTGCCTGATTCACTGGATACTTCTATGTGAATTGGAAACTTATGGAAAACCTGTCGACGAACCAAAAGTGGAAACCAAAGCAAAACGAAGATCTAAGAGGAAGACTGGAGCCAAACACAGTGCAAAAGGGAAGAAAGATGAGATAAAACCAGTGAGGAGACAGATATACTCGGTGTTCTGTCCAGAATGCCAGGGCACTGGTATAAGCATTAAGGGAGATGACCTGGAGAAGCCTACTGTCCTGCTTTCTGAG ATGTTCAGGTACAAAATTAAACTCAGTGATGCACGTAAAGCATGGATGAAGAATCCTGAGGTGTTGCCCAACTGCTCAACGGGCTTCCATTTGCCCCCTGAGCATGATGATCTTTCCCAG GAATACGTTTCACCACTCAAGTTGCTGCACTTTTATCGTACTAATGTTCCTATCTGA